The Clostridia bacterium genome window below encodes:
- a CDS encoding radical SAM protein gives MSLAVKMLGGPIVKQAINYMDKNPEENLVKLLNLGEKVARREGDKKTIQNIKNLMSDPENVWYKYAMRLLKGLDKNVKHKLGINFFINSALLGVPKQWEISNKHDINVPYATLIDPTSACNLKCTGCWAGEYAKTDSLDNEVLDRVIREGKELGIYLVIFSGGEPLVRKNDLIKLAEKHSDVQFLAFTNGTLIDDEFIDDLVRVGNFALAFSLEGLEEATDARRGKGVFNKVITNMEKMRDAGLVFGCSTCYTRHNVDEVTSDEYLDLLVEKGCVFLWYFTYVPVGIDPNLDLMATPEQRKHVFEKIQHFRQTKPIFTIDFWNDGEFSGGCIAGGRRYFHINARGDVEPCAFIHYATCNIKDTSLFDALHSPLFKAYRKGQPFNDNMFRPCPLIDNPQSLNKMVEESKAYSTQVGQEYTPKELADMLDEQYANKWGEVADDMWEERHPSEQ, from the coding sequence ATGAGTTTAGCAGTTAAAATGTTGGGAGGACCGATTGTTAAACAAGCGATAAATTATATGGATAAAAATCCGGAAGAGAACCTAGTCAAGCTGCTGAATCTAGGTGAAAAAGTAGCGAGAAGGGAGGGAGATAAGAAGACGATACAAAACATAAAGAATTTAATGAGCGATCCGGAAAACGTTTGGTATAAGTATGCTATGAGGCTGCTTAAAGGATTGGATAAAAACGTAAAGCATAAATTAGGGATAAACTTTTTTATTAACTCTGCTTTATTGGGAGTACCTAAGCAATGGGAAATATCTAATAAACATGATATAAACGTTCCATATGCAACATTGATAGACCCCACTTCTGCCTGCAATTTAAAATGTACAGGGTGCTGGGCAGGAGAATATGCAAAGACCGATTCATTGGATAATGAGGTGTTAGACAGGGTTATAAGGGAAGGAAAAGAACTGGGGATTTATCTGGTTATATTCTCTGGCGGTGAACCATTGGTAAGAAAGAATGACCTTATAAAACTTGCTGAGAAACATTCAGATGTACAATTCCTTGCTTTTACAAACGGCACATTAATTGATGACGAATTTATAGATGATTTGGTACGGGTAGGAAATTTTGCACTGGCATTCAGCTTGGAAGGTCTTGAAGAAGCAACTGATGCTAGAAGGGGCAAAGGCGTATTCAACAAAGTAATAACTAATATGGAAAAGATGAGAGATGCGGGCTTGGTTTTCGGATGTTCAACATGTTATACTAGACACAATGTAGATGAAGTAACTTCAGATGAATATCTAGATCTATTGGTAGAAAAGGGATGTGTTTTCTTGTGGTATTTCACCTATGTTCCGGTAGGAATAGATCCTAACTTGGATTTAATGGCCACTCCCGAACAAAGAAAACATGTGTTTGAAAAGATTCAGCATTTCAGGCAAACTAAACCAATATTTACCATTGACTTCTGGAATGACGGCGAGTTTTCAGGGGGCTGTATAGCAGGAGGAAGAAGATATTTCCATATAAATGCTAGAGGAGATGTAGAGCCCTGTGCCTTTATACACTATGCTACATGCAACATAAAAGATACATCTTTGTTTGATGCGTTGCATTCGCCATTATTTAAAGCTTATAGAAAGGGTCAGCCTTTTAATGACAACATGTTCAGACCTTGTCCTCTTATAGATAACCCGCAAAGTTTGAATAAAATGGTGGAAGAATCAAAGGCCTATTCTACACAGGTAGGTCAAGAATATACTCCTAAAGAACTTGCTGATATGTTGGATGAACAATATGCCAATAAATGGGGAGAAGTTGCAGATGATATGTGGGAAGAGAGACACCCTTCTGAACAATAA